The sequence below is a genomic window from Polaribacter vadi.
AAAATTGTCTATAGTTGCAAAATTTAACTCTCCATTTGAGTTTACCATAGCTCCATGCTTCATTGCATATCCTGCAGTAACATCATCAAAGTTTTCATTTGTAATTGTACGATATACTTCGTCATTTAAATATAAATCTACACCTATACCATTTCCTAATATAAAATCTGTGTAAGTGTTTAAAGCGTCGTATCTACTAATTTTTTCTGCTAAACCTAAAGGTAACTCAGCTGTGGTTACTTCACCTTTATCTGCATCTTTTCCCCATTCCATCAAATCATCTTCACATGATAGAAATAGGGCTGAAGACAATATTATAATTGGTAGTAATTTATTGTATTTCATTTCATTTATTTTTTTAATATTTATTTTTTGTTAAAAATCACTAAAAGCTGGTGTTTCTAAAGAAACTATTCTCCAATTGTCAGTATATACTTTAACAGAGGTTGCTGAAGATAGAAACTCTACATCACTATCTTTTCTTGTTACATTACTTAATTGAATGTCTGAATTATTAAAGAAAAATCCGAAATTTTTATAAGTAGCGCCTTCTCTTAATAATAAAATATCTTCAAAAGTAAATTCTGTACTATCATCAGAAAAACTATAAAAATCTGTAAACGGAATAGTTACTGTTGTCCAACCTGTAGTTTGAAAAGGTTCTATTTCTTCATCAACTATCCATGGTACATAATTATAAACGGCTCCATTCCATTCACCACCGTTAAAATTGTTTATCAATAAAACTTGTAAAAAACCACTACCTTCCCAAGGTTCTGGTACAAAAACATCGAACTGAAAACCTACTTGATCTAAAGGTGTTTCTGCAGGTATGTATGGTGTTAACTGTGCTCTCCAGCTTTCGCCACCAGAAGTGAAAACTTCTGAATTTCTATTAGATGCTGCTGGAAAAGGATCTGTTCCTGTAGGTCCATGATATACATATTTACCTTGTGACACATTACCTTCACCAATACTTGCAGATTGTAATTCGTCTTGACGAATAGTGTCACCAAATTCTCCTAGATCTCCATTACCATCAAAGTCTAAAATAACTCCTTTTTTAAAGTTAAAATAGGCAGGTGAGTAGGCACCACCATTTGCACTTTCAATAAATAGAGAACCCCCATCTTCAGAAACACCTGCAGGAACGGTTACAATAAAAAACTCTCCATCTTCATCTACTACAATTCCGTCAGAAACTTCGATATCTCCTGGAAAAACAACTTTACTTATTTCAATTAAACCAGTACCATAAACTGTAATTTGCTCATTTGGTAATGGCATAGTGTTCGAAATATTTGTAATTACGGGTGCAGATGAACGAATTTCGAAAGAAAAGGTAGTTTCGTTATTACTATTTATAA
It includes:
- a CDS encoding glycan-binding surface protein; translation: MKKYISNKNYWKPIALFLTMFIAIAFTSCENEDENAGGGPITISKVYLQDVNSDVQDREVSFARLGQLIRIEGSGFLGLKQVLINGYSTYFNPVYLSNTSMLIRVSGDTPTIEAEDDVRNTIRFINSNNETTFSFEIRSSAPVITNISNTMPLPNEQITVYGTGLIEISKVVFPGDIEVSDGIVVDEDGEFFIVTVPAGVSEDGGSLFIESANGGAYSPAYFNFKKGVILDFDGNGDLGEFGDTIRQDELQSASIGEGNVSQGKYVYHGPTGTDPFPAASNRNSEVFTSGGESWRAQLTPYIPAETPLDQVGFQFDVFVPEPWEGSGFLQVLLINNFNGGEWNGAVYNYVPWIVDEEIEPFQTTGWTTVTIPFTDFYSFSDDSTEFTFEDILLLREGATYKNFGFFFNNSDIQLSNVTRKDSDVEFLSSATSVKVYTDNWRIVSLETPAFSDF